The following are encoded in a window of Pecten maximus chromosome 17, xPecMax1.1, whole genome shotgun sequence genomic DNA:
- the LOC117314946 gene encoding killer cell lectin-like receptor subfamily B member 1B allele B: MCMSTGMGYICAKHGYPTMRCPVSWGHLSDTCFTVNTGKKTWTEAKNYCASTGAELLTFDSGQEQSTHIGWIRFQIENKPRIQNTTGKIWTGLSYSLPMPSWMKLNPPESGGSTLCIGMLYNATRGVGYWEGTLEAVSCNEKNVFACQHRNPDHWP, translated from the exons ATGTGCATGTCAACTGGCATGGGGTATATCTGTGCAAAACACg GATATCCAACCATGAGGTGTCCTGTATCGTGGGGGCATTTAAGCGATACATGCTTCACCGTTAACACAGGAAAGAAAACATGGACGGAAGCCAAg AATTACTGCGCCAGTACTGGAGCTGAATTGCTGACATTTGATTCAGGACAAGAGCAGTCTACCCATATAGGCTGGATCCGTTTCCAGATTGAAAATAAAC cCAGAATTCAAAACACCACAGGAAAAATTTGGACGGGGCTGTCTTATTCGTTACCAATGCCGTCGTGGATGAAGTTGAACCCTCCAGAAAGTGGTGGATCTACCCTGTGTATTGGCATGCTTTATAACGCAACTAGGGGAGTTGGGTACTGGGAAGGAACACTGGAAGCTGTCAGCTGcaatgaaaaaaatgtcttcGCTTGTCAACATAG AAATCCGGATCACTGGCCTTAA